A stretch of Helicobacter pylori oki112 DNA encodes these proteins:
- a CDS encoding KpsF/GutQ family sugar-phosphate isomerase, with the protein MSMLPDYNAIAVQVLKDEASALLESVKQFQEPNDLEAIVKLILKSQEKGGKLVIVGVGKSALVAQKIAASMLSTGNRSVFLHPTEAMHGDLGMVEKNDVILMISYGGESLELLNLVSHLKRLSHKIITFTKSPNSSLSKLGDYYLSLKIKKEACPINTAPTTSTTLTLALGDVLMACLMRAKNFSQEDFASFHPGGLLGKKLFVKVKDLLQTTNLPLIAPNTSFKDALIEMSEKRLGSAILVNEANELVGVLSDGDVRRALLKGLSLESEVRHFATLKPKSFKNLDALLLEALEFLERHKIQLLVCVDDHNKVLGVLHLHQLLELGLKA; encoded by the coding sequence ATGTCCATGCTACCTGATTACAACGCTATCGCCGTGCAAGTCTTAAAAGATGAAGCGAGTGCACTTTTAGAAAGCGTTAAACAATTCCAAGAACCTAACGATTTAGAAGCGATTGTCAAGCTCATTTTAAAAAGCCAAGAAAAAGGGGGTAAGCTTGTGATAGTGGGCGTGGGTAAGAGCGCTTTAGTGGCGCAAAAAATCGCGGCTTCCATGCTAAGCACCGGTAACAGGAGCGTGTTTTTACACCCTACAGAAGCCATGCATGGGGATTTGGGCATGGTGGAAAAAAACGATGTGATCTTAATGATTAGCTATGGAGGCGAGTCTTTAGAATTATTGAATCTAGTGAGCCATTTAAAACGCTTAAGCCATAAAATCATCACTTTCACTAAAAGCCCTAATAGTTCGCTCTCCAAACTTGGCGATTATTATTTGAGCTTGAAAATTAAAAAAGAAGCTTGCCCGATTAACACCGCTCCAACGACTTCTACTACCCTAACTCTAGCCTTAGGCGATGTTTTAATGGCATGCTTGATGCGAGCGAAAAACTTCAGCCAAGAAGATTTTGCTTCCTTTCATCCGGGCGGGCTTTTAGGCAAAAAACTTTTTGTCAAGGTTAAAGACTTATTGCAAACCACGAACCTCCCCCTAATCGCTCCTAATACAAGTTTTAAAGACGCGCTCATAGAAATGAGTGAAAAACGCTTGGGCAGCGCGATTTTAGTCAATGAGGCTAACGAGCTTGTGGGGGTGTTAAGCGATGGCGATGTCCGTAGGGCACTATTAAAAGGGCTTAGCTTGGAGAGCGAGGTGAGGCATTTTGCCACTTTAAAACCTAAAAGCTTTAAGAATTTAGACGCTCTTCTTTTAGAAGCGTTAGAATTTTTAGAGCGCCATAAGATCCAGCTTTTAGTGTGCGTAGATGATCATAATAAGGTTTTAGGGGTTTTGCACTTGCACCAACTTTTAGAATTAGGGCTTAAAGCATGA
- the rlmN gene encoding 23S rRNA (adenine(2503)-C(2))-methyltransferase RlmN — translation MKASIYDFTLDELSQLLKPSFRAKQLYLWLYAKYKTSFKDMQNNFSKDFIAYLEREFTLRTIEITHVRESVDGSKKYLFKSLRDNHTFEAVLLKMKDKKIDEETNAILEGEKYTVCVSCQIGCQVGCAFCFTQKGGFVRDLKASEIIQQALLIKEDNNLPIEKALNIVFMGMGEPLNNLDEVCKAVEIFNTGMQISPKRITISTSGVADKIPILAGKNLGVQLAISLHAVDDKTRSSLMPLNKKYNIECVLNEVRKWPLEQRKRVMFEYLLIKDLNDGLDCAKKLLKLLNGIKSKVNLILFNPHEGSKFERPSLESARMFADFLNSKGLLCTIRESKALDIEAACGQLREKKLSQQI, via the coding sequence ATGAAAGCTAGCATTTATGATTTCACTTTAGATGAATTGAGTCAACTTTTAAAACCGAGTTTTAGGGCTAAACAGCTTTATTTGTGGCTCTATGCGAAGTATAAAACAAGCTTTAAAGACATGCAAAATAATTTTTCAAAAGATTTTATCGCTTATTTGGAGCGAGAATTTACTTTGCGCACGATAGAAATCACGCATGTGAGGGAGAGCGTTGATGGCTCTAAAAAATACCTTTTTAAATCTTTAAGAGACAACCACACTTTTGAAGCGGTGTTGTTGAAAATGAAGGATAAAAAGATTGACGAAGAGACGAACGCTATTTTAGAGGGGGAAAAATACACCGTGTGCGTGTCTTGTCAAATAGGCTGTCAAGTGGGTTGCGCGTTTTGTTTCACTCAAAAAGGCGGTTTTGTTAGGGATCTCAAAGCGAGCGAAATTATCCAGCAAGCCCTACTCATTAAAGAAGACAATAACCTCCCCATTGAAAAAGCGCTCAATATTGTTTTTATGGGAATGGGCGAGCCTTTGAACAATTTAGATGAGGTGTGTAAAGCGGTTGAGATTTTCAATACCGGCATGCAAATTTCGCCTAAAAGAATCACGATTTCCACGAGTGGCGTGGCCGATAAAATCCCCATTTTAGCGGGCAAAAATTTAGGCGTGCAATTAGCCATATCCTTACACGCCGTAGATGACAAAACGCGCTCATCTTTAATGCCCTTGAATAAAAAATACAACATTGAATGCGTTTTGAATGAAGTGAGGAAATGGCCTTTAGAACAGCGCAAAAGAGTGATGTTTGAATACCTTTTGATTAAAGATCTAAACGATGGCCTGGATTGCGCTAAAAAACTTTTAAAACTTTTAAACGGCATTAAATCCAAAGTGAATTTGATTTTATTCAACCCGCATGAAGGCTCTAAGTTTGAACGCCCTAGCTTAGAGAGCGCTAGAATGTTTGCGGATTTTTTAAACTCCAAAGGCTTATTATGCACCATTAGAGAGTCTAAAGCCTTGGATATTGAAGCAGCTTGCGGGCAATTGAGAGAGAAAAAACTCTCTCAGCAAATTTGA
- the hpnL gene encoding nickel-binding protein HpnL — protein sequence MAHHEQQQQQANSQHHHHHHAHHHHYYGGEHHHHNAQQHAEQQAEQQAQHQQQQQAHQQQQQKAQQQNQQY from the coding sequence ATGGCACACCATGAACAACAACAACAACAGGCTAACAGCCAACACCACCACCATCACCATGCACACCACCACCATTACTATGGCGGCGAACACCACCACCATAACGCGCAACAACACGCCGAACAACAAGCAGAGCAACAAGCTCAACACCAACAACAACAACAAGCACACCAACAACAACAACAAAAAGCGCAACAACAAAACCAACAATATTGA
- the purU gene encoding formyltetrahydrofolate deformylase, protein MLEFILKIQARDSKGLVSAISTTIANKGYNIVKNDEFVDPLKQRFFMRLKIQKEMKPLNTEIKEQEERSLKTALFKALENFNELLIEVILTHKKNIILLATKESHCLGDLLLRVYGGELNAQILGVISNYEILRPLVEKFDIPYFYAPCVDQILHEKEVLAIIKDLELKHKVSADLLVLAKYMRILSHDFTKRYENQILNIHHSFLPAFIGANPYQQAFERGVKVIGATAHFVNESLDAGPIIIQDTLPINHNYSVEKMRLAGKDIEKLVLARALKLVLEDRVFVHENKTVVF, encoded by the coding sequence ATGTTAGAATTTATTTTAAAAATTCAAGCTAGAGACTCTAAAGGCTTGGTGAGCGCGATTAGCACCACTATCGCTAACAAGGGCTATAACATCGTCAAAAACGATGAATTTGTTGATCCCTTAAAACAGCGCTTTTTCATGCGGCTAAAAATCCAAAAAGAAATGAAGCCCTTGAATACTGAAATTAAAGAGCAAGAAGAGCGATCCTTAAAAACGGCTCTTTTTAAAGCCTTAGAAAACTTTAACGAGCTATTGATTGAAGTCATTTTAACGCATAAAAAAAATATTATTTTACTCGCTACTAAAGAGAGCCATTGCTTAGGGGATTTGCTTTTAAGGGTGTATGGAGGGGAATTGAACGCTCAAATTTTAGGCGTTATTTCTAATTACGAGATTTTACGCCCTTTAGTGGAAAAATTTGACATCCCTTATTTTTATGCGCCTTGTGTTGATCAAATTTTGCATGAAAAAGAAGTTTTGGCAATCATTAAAGACCTGGAATTAAAACACAAAGTGAGTGCGGATCTGCTCGTTTTAGCCAAATACATGCGTATTTTAAGCCATGATTTTACGAAGCGTTATGAAAATCAGATCTTAAATATCCATCATAGTTTCTTGCCCGCATTCATCGGGGCCAACCCTTACCAGCAAGCGTTTGAAAGGGGCGTGAAAGTCATTGGGGCCACGGCACATTTTGTGAATGAAAGCCTTGATGCTGGGCCAATTATCATACAAGACACTCTGCCCATTAACCACAATTACAGCGTGGAAAAAATGCGCCTAGCGGGTAAGGATATAGAAAAACTGGTTTTGGCTAGGGCTTTAAAACTCGTTTTAGAAGATCGGGTGTTTGTGCATGAAAACAAAACGGTGGTGTTTTGA
- the rsmA gene encoding 16S rRNA (adenine(1518)-N(6)/adenine(1519)-N(6))-dimethyltransferase RsmA has protein sequence MVVAKKSLGQHFLTDESFLDRIVNALPPLNPLKLVEIGVGLGDLTLKLLDRYPLKTYEIDSSLCEKMRSKLKVQKKPFGLELVEKDALFLKEEEPYFLISNLPYYIATRLVLNALKDPKCRGLLVMTQKEVALKFCAKDSQNALSVLTQAIGNATLLFDVPPSAFSPPPKVFSSVFEVIKEPLKEKALASLLQAPFFEEALQKGFETLEDFLKACFSSPRKTLSNNLKKSVSYREKLDKVLDFLALENQPTSVRASEIKDYLKLLNYLLKG, from the coding sequence ATGGTAGTAGCTAAAAAGTCTTTAGGACAGCATTTTTTAACGGACGAGTCGTTTTTAGACAGAATTGTTAATGCTTTGCCCCCTTTGAACCCATTGAAATTAGTTGAAATTGGCGTGGGGCTAGGGGATTTGACTCTTAAGTTGTTGGATCGCTATCCTTTAAAGACTTATGAGATAGATAGCAGTTTGTGCGAAAAAATGCGATCAAAACTAAAGGTGCAAAAAAAGCCTTTTGGGTTAGAATTAGTGGAAAAAGACGCTCTTTTTTTAAAAGAAGAAGAGCCTTATTTTTTGATCTCTAATTTGCCTTATTATATCGCTACCAGGCTTGTTTTAAACGCGCTCAAAGACCCTAAATGCAGGGGCTTATTGGTGATGACACAAAAGGAAGTGGCGCTCAAATTTTGCGCTAAAGATTCACAGAACGCCTTAAGCGTTTTAACTCAAGCAATAGGGAACGCTACCCTTTTGTTTGATGTGCCACCCAGCGCGTTTAGCCCGCCTCCAAAGGTGTTTTCTAGCGTGTTTGAAGTGATCAAAGAGCCGCTGAAAGAAAAGGCGTTGGCTTCATTACTCCAAGCGCCATTTTTTGAAGAAGCCCTGCAAAAAGGGTTTGAAACATTAGAAGATTTTTTGAAAGCCTGTTTCTCATCTCCCAGGAAGACGCTTTCAAACAATCTTAAAAAAAGCGTTTCTTATAGAGAAAAGCTTGATAAGGTGTTAGATTTTTTAGCGTTAGAAAACCAACCAACAAGCGTGAGAGCGTCTGAGATAAAAGATTATCTCAAGCTCTTAAATTATCTTTTAAAAGGCTAA
- a CDS encoding outer membrane beta-barrel protein, which yields MAFYSVLGFNLSHAIDESGLNELVGKKVQEALAKEKAKAKHQRVDKSAFFAGLGYSGMFSWNLAYKDSFVLLPHFLGGRPLERKDPSTILNGFNFKVGYQYIAPVKIKKMGFGVRGGFQYSYKAGNYMEKDKYQQSLFGVIPIDTISPVSFFNGGMITMSTYSFLLDFLHNVYENEKFFIGYFIGARLGGESVTANVLKDFGDILVQLAQFQGYGSLGLRMGDKRHTLELSASVHGDAPSCSLKKLKTCESARVLQAKIPRGIFESYVTWSTDYVYRF from the coding sequence TTGGCTTTTTATTCTGTGCTAGGGTTTAATCTTAGCCACGCTATAGATGAGAGCGGGCTTAATGAACTCGTTGGAAAGAAGGTTCAAGAAGCTTTAGCGAAAGAAAAAGCTAAGGCTAAACATCAAAGAGTGGATAAAAGTGCTTTTTTTGCCGGTCTTGGCTATAGCGGGATGTTTTCATGGAATTTAGCTTATAAAGATAGTTTTGTTTTGCTGCCTCACTTCTTGGGTGGAAGACCCTTAGAAAGAAAAGATCCCAGCACAATCTTAAACGGCTTTAATTTTAAGGTGGGGTATCAGTATATCGCTCCTGTTAAGATTAAAAAAATGGGTTTTGGCGTTAGGGGAGGGTTCCAATATTCCTATAAAGCGGGCAATTACATGGAAAAAGATAAATACCAACAATCATTATTTGGAGTGATACCCATAGACACAATAAGTCCTGTTTCTTTTTTTAATGGTGGTATGATAACAATGTCAACTTACAGCTTTTTGTTAGATTTTTTACACAATGTGTATGAAAATGAGAAGTTTTTCATCGGTTATTTTATAGGGGCTAGGCTAGGGGGTGAGAGCGTAACAGCCAATGTTCTTAAAGATTTTGGTGATATATTAGTGCAATTGGCGCAATTTCAGGGCTATGGTTCGTTAGGGCTAAGAATGGGCGATAAGCGCCACACGCTAGAATTGAGCGCGAGCGTTCATGGCGACGCTCCTAGTTGTTCTTTAAAGAAGCTAAAGACTTGCGAAAGTGCTAGGGTTTTACAAGCAAAAATCCCTAGGGGCATTTTTGAAAGCTATGTTACTTGGAGCACGGATTATGTTTATCGTTTTTAA
- a CDS encoding ribonuclease J, whose protein sequence is MTDNNHYENNENSSENSKAHHEARAGAFERFTNRKKHFRENVQKNAESSNHETPSHHKKERHPNKKPNHHHKAKHTPQKTRNYAQEELDSNKVEGVTEILHVNERGTLGFHKELKKGVEANNKIQVEHLNPHYKMNLNSKASVKITPLGGLGEIGGNMMVIETPKSAIVIDAGMSFPKEGLFGVDILIPDFSYLHQIKDKIAGIIITHAHEDHIGATPYLFKELQFPLYGTPLSLGLIGSKFDEHGLKKYRSYFKIVEKRCPISVGEFIIEWIHITHSIIDSNALAIQTKAGTIIHTGDFKIDHTPVDNLPTDLYRLAHYGEKGVMLLLSDSTNSHKSGTTPSESTIAPAFDTLFKEAQGRVIMSTFSSNIHRVYQAIQYGIKYNRKIAVIGRSMEKNLDIARELGYIHLPYQSFIEANEVAKYPDNEVLIVTTGSQGETMSALYRMATDEHRHISIKPNDLVIISAKAIPGNEASVSAVLNFLIKKEAKVAYQEFDNIHVSGHAAQEEQKLMLRLIKPKFFLPVHGEYNHVARHKQTAISCGVPEKNIYLMEDGDQVEVGPAFIKKVGTIKSGKSYVDNQSNLSIDTSIVQQREEVASLGVFVATIFVNKNKQALLESSQFSSLGLVGFKDEKHLMKEIQGGLEVLLKSSNAEILNNPKKLEDHTRNFIRKALFKKFRKYPAIICHVHAT, encoded by the coding sequence ATGACTGATAACAACCATTATGAAAACAATGAAAACAGCAGTGAAAACTCAAAAGCTCATCATGAGGCGCGAGCTGGGGCGTTTGAGCGATTCACTAACCGCAAAAAGCATTTTAGAGAAAACGTGCAAAAAAATGCAGAGTCTTCAAACCATGAAACGCCTTCGCACCATAAAAAAGAGCGCCACCCCAACAAAAAACCAAACCACCACCACAAAGCTAAACACACCCCCCAAAAGACTAGAAATTACGCCCAAGAAGAATTGGATAGCAACAAAGTAGAGGGCGTTACGGAAATTTTGCATGTGAATGAGAGAGGGACTTTAGGCTTTCATAAGGAGTTAAAAAAGGGCGTTGAAGCCAATAACAAGATCCAAGTGGAGCATTTAAACCCGCATTATAAGATGAATCTAAACTCTAAAGCGAGCGTTAAAATCACGCCTTTAGGGGGCTTAGGCGAGATTGGGGGGAATATGATGGTCATTGAAACCCCAAAAAGCGCGATCGTGATTGATGCGGGCATGAGCTTCCCTAAAGAGGGGCTATTTGGTGTGGATATTTTAATCCCGGATTTTTCCTACTTGCACCAAATCAAGGACAAAATCGCTGGCATTATCATCACCCATGCCCATGAAGATCACATAGGGGCCACGCCTTATTTGTTTAAAGAGTTGCAATTCCCCCTTTATGGCACGCCTTTGAGTTTGGGGCTGATTGGGAGCAAGTTTGACGAACATGGTTTGAAAAAATACCGCTCGTATTTTAAAATCGTAGAAAAGCGTTGCCCCATTAGCGTGGGCGAATTTATCATTGAATGGATCCACATCACGCATTCTATCATTGACAGCAACGCTTTAGCGATCCAAACTAAAGCCGGAACGATCATCCACACCGGCGATTTTAAAATCGATCACACTCCGGTGGATAATTTGCCCACGGATTTGTATCGTTTAGCGCACTATGGCGAAAAGGGCGTGATGCTTCTTTTAAGCGATTCCACTAACTCCCATAAATCCGGAACCACGCCGAGTGAAAGCACCATAGCGCCGGCTTTTGACACCCTTTTTAAAGAAGCGCAAGGGAGGGTGATTATGAGCACCTTCTCTAGCAATATCCACCGGGTCTATCAAGCCATACAATACGGCATTAAATACAACCGCAAGATCGCTGTGATCGGGCGCTCTATGGAAAAAAACCTAGACATCGCCAGAGAATTAGGCTATATCCATTTGCCTTATCAATCCTTTATTGAAGCCAATGAAGTCGCTAAATACCCGGATAATGAAGTCTTAATCGTAACGACCGGCTCACAAGGCGAAACCATGAGCGCGCTTTATCGCATGGCGACTGATGAGCACCGCCACATTTCTATCAAACCCAACGATTTAGTCATTATCTCTGCTAAAGCCATTCCTGGCAATGAAGCGAGCGTTTCAGCGGTGTTGAATTTTTTGATCAAAAAAGAAGCTAAAGTGGCTTATCAAGAATTTGACAATATCCATGTGAGCGGGCATGCCGCCCAAGAAGAGCAAAAGCTCATGTTAAGACTCATTAAGCCTAAGTTTTTCTTACCCGTGCATGGTGAATACAACCATGTTGCGCGCCACAAGCAAACCGCTATTTCTTGCGGGGTGCCTGAAAAAAATATCTATTTAATGGAAGATGGCGATCAAGTGGAAGTTGGCCCTGCGTTCATTAAAAAAGTCGGCACGATTAAAAGCGGGAAAAGCTATGTGGATAACCAAAGCAATTTGAGTATTGATACAAGCATCGTGCAACAAAGAGAAGAAGTCGCTAGCTTGGGGGTGTTTGTGGCTACGATTTTTGTGAATAAAAACAAGCAAGCACTTTTAGAAAGCTCTCAATTTTCCAGTTTAGGGCTTGTGGGCTTTAAAGATGAAAAGCATTTGATGAAAGAAATTCAAGGGGGATTAGAGGTGTTATTAAAATCCAGCAACGCCGAAATTTTGAATAACCCTAAAAAATTAGAAGATCACACTCGTAATTTCATCAGAAAAGCACTCTTTAAAAAGTTTAGAAAATACCCGGCTATTATTTGTCATGTCCATGCTACCTGA
- the ileS gene encoding isoleucine--tRNA ligase, producing the protein MKEYKDTLNLNTTTFSMKGNLSVNEPKTYAKWQEQQAFKRMQNRKDNHGDFTLHDGPPYANGHLHLGHALNKILKDIVVKREYFKGKKIYYTPGWDCHGLPIEQQILEQLEKEKTSLENPTLFREKCRDHAKKFLEIQKNEFLQLGVLGDFEDPYKTMDFKFEASIYRALVEVAKKGLLKERHKPIYWSYACESALAEAEVEYKIKKSPSIFVAFGLKKESLEKLKVKKASLVIWTTTPWTLYANVAIALKKDAIYALTKKGYLVAKALHEKLAALGVVDSEIAHEFNSNDLEYLKALNPLNQRDSLITLGEHVGLEDGTGAVHTAPGHGEEDYYLGLKYNLEVLMSVDEKGCYDEGIIHNQLLDESYLGEHVFKAQKRIIEQLGDSLLLEQEIEHSYPHCWRTHKPVIYRATTQWFILMDEPFTQNDGSQKTLREVALDAIEKVEFVPSSGKNRLKTMIENRPDWCLSRQRKWGVPLAFFIDKRTNKPCFESEVLEHTAKLFEERGCDVWWEYSVKDLLPPNYQDNATHYEKVMHILDVWFDSGSTFKAVLEDYQGEKGQSPSDVVLEGSDQHRGWFQSSLLIGCILNNQAPFKKVITHGFIVDEKGEKMSKSKGNVVSLDKLLKTHGSDVVRLWVAFNDYQNDLRVSQTFFTQTEQHYKKFRNTLKFLLANFSDMDLKNLERSHSFSPLDHFILEALETISTGVNSAFEEHDFVKGLNILMAFVTNELSGIYLDACKDSLYCDSKNNEKRQAIQMVLLAAASKLCYFLAPILTHTIEEVLAHSQALRIFLQAKDVFDLKGISVLEKLRLKEFKKPENFEAVLALRSAFNEELDRLKKEGVIKNSLECAIEVKEKALRENLVEELLMVSFVGVAKEKLSETPAFTLFKAPFYKCPRCWRFKSELENTPCKRCGEVLKER; encoded by the coding sequence ATGAAAGAATACAAAGACACCCTAAACTTAAACACAACCACCTTTTCTATGAAAGGGAATTTGAGCGTTAATGAGCCTAAGACTTACGCTAAATGGCAAGAGCAACAAGCGTTTAAACGCATGCAGAATAGGAAAGATAACCATGGGGATTTCACTTTGCATGACGGGCCGCCTTATGCGAACGGGCATTTGCATTTAGGGCATGCCTTAAATAAAATTTTAAAAGACATTGTCGTTAAAAGAGAATATTTTAAAGGGAAGAAAATCTATTACACGCCCGGTTGGGATTGCCATGGCTTGCCCATTGAGCAGCAAATTTTAGAGCAATTAGAAAAAGAAAAAACAAGCCTAGAAAACCCCACGCTATTTAGAGAAAAGTGCCGAGATCATGCGAAAAAGTTTTTAGAAATCCAAAAGAATGAATTTTTGCAATTAGGCGTTTTGGGGGATTTTGAAGATCCTTATAAAACCATGGACTTTAAATTTGAAGCGAGCATTTATAGGGCTTTAGTGGAAGTGGCTAAAAAAGGGCTTTTGAAAGAGCGCCATAAACCTATTTATTGGAGTTATGCGTGCGAGAGCGCTTTAGCGGAAGCTGAAGTGGAATACAAGATAAAAAAATCGCCCTCCATTTTCGTGGCGTTTGGTTTGAAAAAGGAGAGTTTAGAAAAATTAAAAGTCAAAAAAGCGAGCTTGGTGATTTGGACGACCACGCCTTGGACTTTGTATGCGAATGTGGCGATCGCTTTGAAAAAAGACGCTATCTATGCGCTCACGAAAAAAGGCTATTTAGTCGCTAAAGCCTTGCATGAAAAGTTAGCCGCTTTAGGGGTGGTGGATAGTGAGATCGCACATGAATTCAATTCCAATGATTTAGAATACTTGAAGGCGCTCAATCCTTTAAACCAACGAGATTCCCTAATCACTCTAGGAGAGCATGTCGGTTTAGAAGATGGCACAGGAGCCGTGCATACCGCGCCTGGGCATGGTGAAGAGGACTACTATTTAGGCTTAAAATACAATTTAGAAGTGTTAATGTCTGTAGATGAAAAGGGTTGCTATGATGAGGGCATTATCCACAATCAATTATTAGATGAAAGCTATCTGGGCGAGCATGTTTTTAAGGCTCAAAAACGCATCATAGAGCAATTGGGCGATTCTTTATTGCTAGAGCAAGAGATTGAGCATTCCTATCCGCATTGCTGGAGGACGCACAAGCCTGTGATTTACAGAGCGACCACGCAATGGTTTATTTTAATGGACGAGCCTTTTACCCAAAATGATGGCTCTCAAAAAACCTTAAGAGAAGTGGCTTTAGACGCGATTGAAAAGGTGGAATTTGTGCCAAGTAGCGGGAAAAACCGCCTAAAAACCATGATAGAAAACCGCCCTGATTGGTGCTTGAGCCGGCAAAGAAAATGGGGCGTGCCACTAGCCTTTTTCATAGACAAACGCACCAATAAGCCTTGTTTTGAAAGCGAAGTTTTAGAACATACCGCTAAGCTCTTTGAAGAGAGGGGTTGTGATGTGTGGTGGGAGTATAGCGTGAAAGATTTGTTACCCCCTAATTATCAAGATAACGCCACGCATTATGAAAAAGTCATGCACATTTTAGACGTGTGGTTTGATAGTGGTAGCACCTTTAAGGCGGTTTTAGAAGACTATCAAGGAGAAAAAGGGCAAAGCCCTAGCGATGTGGTTTTAGAAGGGAGCGATCAGCATAGGGGGTGGTTTCAAAGCTCGCTTCTAATCGGTTGCATTCTAAACAACCAAGCCCCTTTTAAAAAGGTCATTACGCATGGCTTTATCGTAGATGAAAAGGGCGAGAAAATGAGCAAGTCTAAGGGCAATGTGGTGTCTTTGGACAAGCTGCTTAAAACGCATGGGAGCGATGTGGTGCGCTTGTGGGTAGCGTTTAATGACTACCAAAACGATTTGAGGGTCTCTCAAACCTTTTTCACCCAAACAGAACAGCATTATAAAAAATTCCGCAACACCCTGAAATTCTTGCTCGCCAATTTTAGCGATATGGATCTTAAGAATTTAGAACGCTCCCATAGCTTCAGCCCTTTAGATCATTTTATATTAGAGGCTTTAGAAACCATAAGCACCGGAGTCAATAGCGCGTTTGAAGAGCATGATTTTGTGAAAGGCTTGAACATTTTAATGGCGTTTGTTACCAATGAATTGAGTGGGATTTATTTAGACGCTTGTAAGGATAGCTTGTATTGCGATAGTAAAAATAATGAAAAACGCCAGGCCATTCAAATGGTCTTACTCGCTGCGGCTAGTAAATTGTGCTACTTTTTAGCCCCGATTTTAACGCACACGATTGAAGAAGTTTTAGCACACAGCCAAGCGCTTCGCATTTTTTTACAAGCCAAAGATGTGTTTGATCTAAAAGGCATTAGCGTTTTAGAAAAACTCCGCCTTAAAGAGTTTAAAAAACCAGAAAATTTTGAAGCCGTTTTGGCCTTGCGTTCTGCCTTTAATGAAGAGTTAGACCGATTGAAAAAAGAAGGCGTGATCAAAAATTCGTTGGAATGCGCTATTGAAGTAAAAGAAAAAGCGTTGCGTGAAAATTTAGTAGAAGAATTGCTGATGGTAAGCTTTGTAGGGGTTGCAAAAGAAAAATTAAGCGAAACGCCAGCATTCACGCTCTTTAAAGCCCCCTTTTATAAATGCCCCAGGTGTTGGCGTTTTAAAAGCGAGTTAGAAAACACCCCTTGCAAGCGTTGCGGAGAGGTTTTAAAAGAGCGATGA
- a CDS encoding RNA-binding S4 domain-containing protein produces MRIDKFLQSVGLVKRRVLATDMCNVGAVWLNGSCAKASKEVKAGDAISLHYLKGIEEYTILQIPTLKNVPRKDTHLYIAPKTKES; encoded by the coding sequence ATGCGAATAGACAAATTTTTACAATCAGTGGGTTTAGTGAAGCGACGCGTTTTAGCGACAGATATGTGCAATGTGGGGGCGGTGTGGCTCAATGGGAGTTGTGCTAAGGCTAGTAAAGAAGTGAAAGCGGGCGATGCGATTAGCTTGCATTATTTAAAAGGGATAGAAGAATACACGATTTTACAAATCCCTACTTTAAAAAATGTGCCACGAAAAGACACGCACCTTTATATCGCTCCTAAAACAAAAGAGTCATAA